The stretch of DNA CCCACGCTCAACAAGCTTCGACTGGGTTTTCAAACTTTGGAACCCCGTCTCGTCATGTCCAGCAGCCTCGATCTGAATGGCGGCATGCACACCGATGATGATGCAACGGACCATTCCGCTGGATGCGGCTGTGGTTGCTGCGCCGGTGGCCATCTGCATGGACTCGACCCCATCGAAACGACCACAACCCCCGACGAATCAGGGGATGGTGAACAATATCCCTTGGCCAGTTTGCCGTTGCTCTCCAGCAACCCCACGGCTTCGGTGAAATTGTATTTGGATTTTGATGGACATTTTGAATCGCAATGGGGCGCTTACAGCAACATCACTTCGCCGGCATTCAGCATTGATGGCGATTACAGCAGCTTTAGCACGGCTGAAATCGATGCGATTACCGAAATCTGGCAGCGTGTCTCTGAAGACTATGCGCCGTTTAACATTGATGTCACCACCGTCGAACCTGACAGCTTCGCCAACGGCGAAGCAATGCGTGTGGTAATCGGCGGCAATAGCAGTTGGTATGGCGGGACCGTTGGCGGATTGGGTTACATCAACTCCTTTACCGATTCGATCGTGAACACCGTCTATGTCTTTCCGGACCACCTTGCCAAAAACGCCCGGTACATCGGCGAAGCGGCTTCCCACGAAGCGGGGCATGGTTTTGGACTCAGGCATCAAAGTGCGTACAACGGCAGTGGCACGAAAACCCATGAATACAATCCCGGCGGCAATGGCTGGGCGCCGATCATGGGGTCGTCGTACTACCAAACCCGCAGCACGTGGAGCGACGGCACGACGTACTCGGCCAATGCTTATCAAGACGACATGGCAGTCATCGCCCGCGCCGCCAACGGGTTTGGCTACCGCACGGACGACCATGGCGGGTTGGACTCCGCAACGACGCTTTCCTTCACCGGCAATACTGCGTCGTCCTCGGGTATCGTCGAGAAAATGAGCGATCAAGATGCTTTCTCCTTCACAGCAGCCGCGGGGCAATTGACCCTGGAATTGAACGTCGCTGAAGTGGGAGCCAACCTCGATAGTGTTCTCGAATTGCGAACCCAGGCGGGAGACCTAATTGCAACCGCTGACCCGTCCAATGATTTTGGCGCAACCATCTCGACGACTGTCGACGGTGGGAATTACGTGTTGGTCGTGCGCAGCACCGGCGAATACGGCTCGGTGGGACAATACACCATCTCCGCCACACGTGCCGAACAGACCACCGAGATTGCCATCTCTGGGGAATCGTCCGTCATCGAAGACGAGACCTTTACCCTACAGCTTGAAGAAGTTGTTGAAGGCGCATCACCGATTCAAAGCTGGACAATCAACTGGGGCGACGGAACGATTCAGGTCGTGGCTGGGAACTCTGATTCTGTCACACACGCTTATACCACCGGTACAGGCCAGTTCACGATTCAAGTGACGGCGACCGATGGCGAAGAGACGTTCGAGGCCGACAACCACGTTGTCAATGTCATCGATCCTGTTCCAGTGCTAGCGACATCGGGAGCGACCTACGTCGTCGAAGGAAACTCCTTCCAACTGGGACTTTCGGCCGCGGGTGATGGGGCAGACTCCATCACACACTGGACCATCAATTGGGGCGACGGCACGGTCCAAGTGGTTTCCGGAAACCCGAACAGCGTATCCCACGTTTACACCGACGGCACGACGGTCGTGATGATTCAAGCCTCTGCGACGAATTCCTATGGGACCTATGCCGCTGCTTCTAAAAGTATCACCGTTCAGAATGCAGCCGCCACGCTGGAGATTTCAGGAAGCAACACCACGCAAGGCGGCAGCACATACACACTTGGTCTGTTCTCGACAGATTCCGGGAATGACACAATCTCGCATTGGACCATCAACTGGGGGGACGGCACGATCGAGCAGATCAACGGCGACCCCTCGACAGCCACTCACTCCTATGCCAACAGCGACGGACAATTCACGATTTCAGCCACAGCGACGGACGAGGACGGGACCTATTCGGCCAATAACTTGATCGTCGAGGTCGTCGAAGAGACCAATCCCCCATTGAATTTCAATAGTTACAGCGTCAATAGTTATAGCCAAGGGCAAGACATTGCAGGGAACGCATCAGTCGGCGACGGCGGCTCGACGTTGCAATTGACAGGTAATGTTTGGAAACGCATTAACTACGACTATACGATCACCGTTGACACCGTACTGGAATTGGAATTCAGTAGTCTCAGGGCATCGGAGATTTCAGCAATTGGTTTTGACACGGACCTGCACCACGACCAACACCGCGCGTTTCAACTCGCCGGGACCGACTCATGGGGATTGCAGGATTTTCGCGTTCCCAACACCAACGACTCCGAAATGGTACGGATCGTCATTCCCATCGGCCAGTTTTATACCGGAGACGTTCGATACCTCTTCTTCATTAATGACGAGGACGTTTCCAATCCGAATTCGGTCAGCACCTTTTCTAACGTGCGGGTCTATGAGTCGATGAGGGCTCACGATGACGTGTTTGCGGCCGACGAGGCGGATGGTTCCGTCACTCTCGACGTCCTCGCCAACGACAGCAAAACCACCGGAGTCTCAGACCCCTTAGAAATTATCTCTGTCAGCCAAGGCTCGGCAGGCGGGACCATCGTCATCGCCAATGGCGGGACGAATCTCCTCTATACTCCGGCCGCGGGATTTTACGGCACGGAGACGTTTACCTACACCATGACCGACGGAATGCCCAACAGTGAGTCTACGGGGAAAGTGACTGTCGTGGTTGAGGCAGCCACTTCGCTCAGTGGCGAGGGTGAAGCTACCGTCGGCGAAAATTACGTGTTACGACTCGACACCCGCGATGGATTGGCCGTGTCCAATTGGACGGTCGATTGGGGTGACGGCACGGTTCAGAATATCGCTGGCAATCCCACATATCTGACGCACACTTACCAGAACAGCGGCCGGCAACATACGATCACAGCAACGGCGGCAAACGGCGGCACGCAATATGGCTCGGTGTCACACAGCGTCGATGTCGAAGTCGTAGAAGTCAACTTCGACCAACGCCCCATTCGTTCGTACGCTGGGAATCAAGACGCCAAGGGCGATGCTTCGGTAGAAAAAGACGGAAACGCAGTCCGCCTGGACGGAAACGTCTGGAAACGTATCAGCATGCCGATGACGATCACCAGCGAAACGGTGTTGGAATTCGACTTGCGGATCCTGCGTGAAGGAGAAATTCACGGCATCGGATTTGACAACGATTGGTACCACAGCTCTGCACGTACGTTCCAGCTACGTGGAACCGATACCTGGGGACGACAAGATTTTCGCACGTCCTCGAACACCAATGGCACCGTGCACTACGTCATCCCCATCGGGGAATTCTACCAGGGATACGTGAAGTATCTGTTCTTCGTCAATGATGAAGATGTTTCCAGACCCCGCTCAGAAGTCGTCTTTTCCAACATCCGCGTTTACGAACATGGGCCTGCACCGCAGGAACCTGCCGAGAGCGCCGCGCCGGGAGCGAGCCCGCAACTGGTCGCTGCCGATCCTCTTATTCCCCCGTCAAACGGTCTCGCTGCAATCCTCGCGGAAGTCGACGAGCAATTGATGCAGGTAGAAAACTATGGCCAAGCGACTGCTGCGGAATTCACAAAACCTGTCTCAGTCTCCACGCTAACTCATTCAATGAATCAGCAGTCATTTTCGACGTTCGAATCATGGCCCGTATCACAGAGTTCTCTCGGTAGCTCTTTGCTCTCATCTTCCATCGCGGATGAGCTGGCAGCGAACGAACTATTTTTCGCTCTATACGATGGGATGCTGGATTGAGGCGACAGCCCGATTGAAATCAAGCACCAGCACGGACCAGTTCAATTGCTCTGACCAATTCATCAAAGACGAAAAAAGGCCACCCGGTCGAATGCTCGGGTGGCCTTTTTCAATTTTTATGTCGTGGGAACTACGCGGCTTTGCGAGTTTTTCGGCGACGCCAGCCGTAGCCGACAAGCCCCATCGCTCCGATTCCCAGCAAGACAAAACTGGAAGGTTCGGGAACCACTCCAGGAGCCCCTGATGGCTTTTCGGTGCCGTAGATCGTGACCCAATCCCAGCCCCGCCCGTCGGTGGTTTTGGAATAGTCATCGTATTGCTGCAATCGAAACGTCACCGTCGACAGCGAACCGTTGCCACCAGCTAGGTTTAAAGCTTGGGCGATCGCGGCATCGACGGAACTGATTTCAACGCCATACCAATTCGAGTTACTCTCACCGGCGCTCGGCGTCCAAATCGGCACAAAGTTCTCACCATCAACACTCACGGCCACGCCGTCCGCATTCGAGTGATCGACAAACGGATTCAGTTGCCCAGCATTTTGGTCGCCGCTCCCGCCCACTCGATCTTCGTCTACTGCGAATCCGTGAACTTCGTCGTTATAGGATCGGTGGTTAAACGTAACACGAATATTTTCCCAATCCTCCAGGTTTAAGACGAGATCCGCTTCATTGAGGTTGTATCTGCCATTGGCATCCACATCCATCAACAACCCGCCACCATAGAGCCTGACTCGGCCGTCATTTGTACTGGAGTTGGTCGTAAACGGGGCAATCGAGTCCCCGCTCGTCGGACCGGTGTACAGCTCCCCCATTCCATGTCCGATAAAATTATCCATGAATAACATGGACTCGGCGTGAGCAACGGATGAACTAGCGATGACCGCCAATGCCCCGACTGCCAAAACTCTTGTAAACCCCATCATTTGATGTCTCTCCCCGGCCCGACTACTTATCGTTTCGAATGGTGTCAATAATATCTGAATTGGACTTGCGAGCTGAGCGGCCCATCCATCCTTTGATGGTATATCTCGCATAACCCCTAGAACTGCCCCGTTCCAGACATTCAGAATAATCACATTGCTAAGCGATGACCAGAAAAAAAACGTAGAATTCTTATGAATTTAGGAAATAAGGGCAAACCCTGATGCGATGCATCTTGTCGTCAAGCCATAAAAAAACGCCCCGGTAGATTACCGAGGCGGTTTAAGTGTTTTCAACTGTTGTTCGCAGTGCTCAGATCAGCCGTTTTGCGGCTTCAGCAGCCGTCTCCGGCGGCGAACAAAGGCCCCCAGACCGACAGCCCCAATGCCCAATAAGACGAAACTACTCGGCTCAGGGACGGCTGGCAGGGCATCTTGCGGAATCCCGGGCAAAAAACTCGGTTCCAGCAAGCTCGTGCCGTACTGAAAGCGGACATTGCCAATACGATCGAGGGAAAAGCCGGGCGGAAGCGATGAGAGTGTGAATACAGCGGAATTCTTGATCAATCCGCCGGTATTTCGAATCCCACCATTCCCGGTGGCGGGGTTGTCACCTGCTGAGGCAATGCCGTATTGCAAGCCACCAGGGCTGACTGGCCCAGCTAGATTCTGGCCGCCAATGATGTCCCAGCGGCCGAAGACGCCCATTCCCGTGCTGCTAATACCGTACGATTGGCCGTCCGGCAGTGCGCCACTACCGATGCCTTGACGATAAGCCCACTCGCCGCCGACATCGCTGGTCGCCCTGTCGTAAATGATGCTGCTGCCAGCTCCCACACGTGCGGAATCCGCTGAGAGTGAGGGATTTCCGAGAATATCGAAATACAAGGCTGTCAGCACATCCACCGGCACCAGTGTGTCGAATGCCGAAGTGTTGGTCAGTGTCACTTGGAGATTACCGCCCACGACGTCGAAATCCGCTTGCGCAGCGCGTGTTCCTTGCGAAAACATGAACGATTCCGCCTGGGCGCTTGAGCCCAGCAATCCAAGTGCAACGACTGCAATCAGGAATCTACTCAACACCGACATCTCCTTTTGTGACCACCGCAGTTGCTGAATCAAATTGTGACTTCGCGACCAGAGGAATTGCAAAAACGGACGACCTACACTCAAATTCGCATTCCACGCAACGGTGGTCAATCAAAAAAAATTCGACTCTCTTGCTTCTTCGAAATGCGTTGCCACAAGCGACAGGTTTTGCGGGTCCTACCCAAAAAAATGATCCGCGCGATCTTACGCTCCATAGCGGTCGCATGAATTATCAAGCCTCAATCCCTCTCCCCCCAAGCGAGACGATGTGATAGCGTTGATATCGGCAGAGATTCGCAGCCGTCCGCACTTGAATACCCCAAGGCCCCACTGGGTATCTCAAAACCGTTCCATCGCCCACGCAGCTCCACCTAGCCGCCCATTGAATCAAGGATGACACACAATGGCCAATTTTCGCGGACACGTCACGACCAGCGGTGTACTGGGCGTTGGTTACGGAGTGGGCGCCACAATGCTCGGTGGATTCACGCCCATGCAAGGCGCCCTCGCCGGCTGCCTGACTGCTGTTGGCGGCATGCTGCCTGATTTGGACTTAGAAAACAGCACGCCTTCCCGCGAGCTGTTCGCCTTAACCGCTGCCGTCGCTCCTTTGGTCTTAATGCCAAGGCTGATGCACTGGGGAGGCGGATACGAAGGGGCGATGTTTCTCGCGGTCGTGATCTATCTTGTTGTCCGCTATCTGGGCGCCACCATCGTCGGCAAACTGACGGTCCACCGCGGTATGTTCCACAGTATTCCCGCGTTATTCATCGTCGCAGAACTCGTCTTTTTGGGATACCGCAGCGACCAGGCCAGCACGCGATTCTTGATGGCCGGAGCCGTGGCTGTTGGGTTTTTATCGCACTTAATTCTCGATGAGATCTTTAGCGTTCAATTTACAGGAATACGCTTCAAACTCGCCAAATCAGCCGGTAGCGCGCTCAAGTTCATGGGCTCTAATGTATTCGCAAACCTGTTTTCCTATGCGCTGTTGTGCGCGCTGACTTATGGCGTGTTGATCGAAGGAGGCTGGATGCGGTCTCCCGTGGCTGACGAGGGTCGCGGACTGTTTCAACAAGTCCAACGGGCCGCCGAATCGTTGAGGCGCTAAACGGCCAAACCGCCGGCGCGACAATTCCAATTGACCCATCGCCGATAGCCGGGTATTCTCCCGCTCCTCTCAGCTCCCAAGCACAAGCCATCTCAATTCGCGATCAGTCTGCCGCTCTCAATTCGGCGACCGGGAATGTTCGTAACTGCGGAACATCCGCCGTTCGGAAGGGAATCCGTCACCGTGACCGATCACAAATCAATCCAACGAAAATTTTCACTGCGACTCGACGATGCGCGCGTCTGGGCCGTGCTCTGCAGTGCCATCATCGCCATGTCCCACATCGCGTTTGCCAGCGAACCGGTGCCGAAACCATCGACGCCCCATGTGCTGGAATCGGGACTATTGCTGTTGGACAACGGCAAAATCATCAAAGGTCGCATCTCGCATGGCGGCGGTGAATATCGCGTCCAGAAATCCCGCGGCGAAATGTTTGTCCCCGACAATATGGTCCGTCACGTCTGCTCGGATCTGCACGATGCCTACGCCAAAAAACGGGCGGATATTGATCAACCGACCGCTGCGGATCATGTGGTCCTGGCGCGGTGGTGTATTAGCTACAACCTGCTCACGGAAGCACAACGAGAACTCAACGATGCCGTCGCCTTAGAACCGGGACGTATCCAATCGCGGCGCATGCTGCGACGGCTTGACGCCTTGTTGGGGGAATCGCCGGACGCGCTTGAAGACGACCACGCCACGAGTCGCCGTAAATTTGCGGGACTGGATTACGAAGCCGAATCGTTGGGGGGATTGTCGCGAGAAAACGCACAACGCTTCACGGCGAGAATTCAACCAATTTTAATGAACACGTGTGCCAACGCGCATTGCCATGCCGAATCGACATCGGACAACGATTTCAGTTTGCTCCGTATCAAAGTTGGAAAATATTCGTCGCGAGTGGGAACGCAGCGCAACTTGGCCGCCGTGCTCAAGCAGGTTGACTTCAAGAATCCCCAAACGAGCCCCCTGCTGAAGAGAATGGACGACAATCATCACGGCTCCCGACTCCTGTTCCGTGGCCGCAGTGGACACCTGCAACAGCAGGAAATCCGCA from Symmachiella dynata encodes:
- a CDS encoding Ig-like domain-containing protein, whose translation is MLFRDRSKSNTKLAAEASSLLARLVGHAIPRTPRRLPTLNKLRLGFQTLEPRLVMSSSLDLNGGMHTDDDATDHSAGCGCGCCAGGHLHGLDPIETTTTPDESGDGEQYPLASLPLLSSNPTASVKLYLDFDGHFESQWGAYSNITSPAFSIDGDYSSFSTAEIDAITEIWQRVSEDYAPFNIDVTTVEPDSFANGEAMRVVIGGNSSWYGGTVGGLGYINSFTDSIVNTVYVFPDHLAKNARYIGEAASHEAGHGFGLRHQSAYNGSGTKTHEYNPGGNGWAPIMGSSYYQTRSTWSDGTTYSANAYQDDMAVIARAANGFGYRTDDHGGLDSATTLSFTGNTASSSGIVEKMSDQDAFSFTAAAGQLTLELNVAEVGANLDSVLELRTQAGDLIATADPSNDFGATISTTVDGGNYVLVVRSTGEYGSVGQYTISATRAEQTTEIAISGESSVIEDETFTLQLEEVVEGASPIQSWTINWGDGTIQVVAGNSDSVTHAYTTGTGQFTIQVTATDGEETFEADNHVVNVIDPVPVLATSGATYVVEGNSFQLGLSAAGDGADSITHWTINWGDGTVQVVSGNPNSVSHVYTDGTTVVMIQASATNSYGTYAAASKSITVQNAAATLEISGSNTTQGGSTYTLGLFSTDSGNDTISHWTINWGDGTIEQINGDPSTATHSYANSDGQFTISATATDEDGTYSANNLIVEVVEETNPPLNFNSYSVNSYSQGQDIAGNASVGDGGSTLQLTGNVWKRINYDYTITVDTVLELEFSSLRASEISAIGFDTDLHHDQHRAFQLAGTDSWGLQDFRVPNTNDSEMVRIVIPIGQFYTGDVRYLFFINDEDVSNPNSVSTFSNVRVYESMRAHDDVFAADEADGSVTLDVLANDSKTTGVSDPLEIISVSQGSAGGTIVIANGGTNLLYTPAAGFYGTETFTYTMTDGMPNSESTGKVTVVVEAATSLSGEGEATVGENYVLRLDTRDGLAVSNWTVDWGDGTVQNIAGNPTYLTHTYQNSGRQHTITATAANGGTQYGSVSHSVDVEVVEVNFDQRPIRSYAGNQDAKGDASVEKDGNAVRLDGNVWKRISMPMTITSETVLEFDLRILREGEIHGIGFDNDWYHSSARTFQLRGTDTWGRQDFRTSSNTNGTVHYVIPIGEFYQGYVKYLFFVNDEDVSRPRSEVVFSNIRVYEHGPAPQEPAESAAPGASPQLVAADPLIPPSNGLAAILAEVDEQLMQVENYGQATAAEFTKPVSVSTLTHSMNQQSFSTFESWPVSQSSLGSSLLSSSIADELAANELFFALYDGMLD
- a CDS encoding PEP-CTERM sorting domain-containing protein, which gives rise to MMGFTRVLAVGALAVIASSSVAHAESMLFMDNFIGHGMGELYTGPTSGDSIAPFTTNSSTNDGRVRLYGGGLLMDVDANGRYNLNEADLVLNLEDWENIRVTFNHRSYNDEVHGFAVDEDRVGGSGDQNAGQLNPFVDHSNADGVAVSVDGENFVPIWTPSAGESNSNWYGVEISSVDAAIAQALNLAGGNGSLSTVTFRLQQYDDYSKTTDGRGWDWVTIYGTEKPSGAPGVVPEPSSFVLLGIGAMGLVGYGWRRRKTRKAA
- a CDS encoding XDD4 family exosortase-dependent surface protein — its product is MSVLSRFLIAVVALGLLGSSAQAESFMFSQGTRAAQADFDVVGGNLQVTLTNTSAFDTLVPVDVLTALYFDILGNPSLSADSARVGAGSSIIYDRATSDVGGEWAYRQGIGSGALPDGQSYGISSTGMGVFGRWDIIGGQNLAGPVSPGGLQYGIASAGDNPATGNGGIRNTGGLIKNSAVFTLSSLPPGFSLDRIGNVRFQYGTSLLEPSFLPGIPQDALPAVPEPSSFVLLGIGAVGLGAFVRRRRRLLKPQNG
- a CDS encoding metal-dependent hydrolase, which translates into the protein MANFRGHVTTSGVLGVGYGVGATMLGGFTPMQGALAGCLTAVGGMLPDLDLENSTPSRELFALTAAVAPLVLMPRLMHWGGGYEGAMFLAVVIYLVVRYLGATIVGKLTVHRGMFHSIPALFIVAELVFLGYRSDQASTRFLMAGAVAVGFLSHLILDEIFSVQFTGIRFKLAKSAGSALKFMGSNVFANLFSYALLCALTYGVLIEGGWMRSPVADEGRGLFQQVQRAAESLRR